The Eubacteriaceae bacterium Marseille-Q4139 genome has a window encoding:
- the rpsQ gene encoding 30S ribosomal protein S17, whose amino-acid sequence MRVTNRGFEKSRSQERRLSVVERNLRKTRTGKVVSNKMDKTIVVAIENHVKHPLIGKIVKNTYKLKAHDENNECNIGDTVRVMETRPLSKDKRWRLVEIVEKAR is encoded by the coding sequence ATGCGTGTAACAAATAGAGGCTTTGAAAAAAGCCGTTCGCAGGAAAGGAGATTATCCGTCGTGGAAAGAAATCTTAGAAAAACACGTACTGGTAAGGTAGTTAGCAACAAGATGGACAAAACGATTGTAGTTGCTATCGAAAACCACGTAAAACATCCGTTGATCGGTAAGATCGTTAAGAACACATATAAATTAAAAGCTCATGATGAGAACAACGAGTGCAATATCGGCGACACCGTAAGAGTGATGGAAACAAGACCGTTATCCAAGGATAAGAGATGGAGACTTGTTGAGATCGTTGAGAAAGCAAGATAA
- the rpsE gene encoding 30S ribosomal protein S5, whose amino-acid sequence MKRTIIDASQLELNDKVVAIKRVSKTVKGGRTMRFSALVVVGDGNGHVGAGLGKAGEVPEAIRKGKEAAMKNLVEIPRDENNSIPHDFLGEFGSASVLLKRAPEGTGIIAGGPVRSVVELAGIKNIRTKSLGSNNKTNVVLATIEGLCKLKTPEEVAKSRGKSVEEVVC is encoded by the coding sequence ATGAAGCGTACAATCATTGATGCGAGTCAGTTAGAGTTGAATGACAAAGTTGTTGCCATCAAGCGCGTATCCAAGACTGTAAAAGGTGGACGTACCATGAGATTTTCCGCTCTGGTAGTAGTAGGCGACGGCAATGGACACGTAGGAGCAGGCCTTGGAAAGGCCGGAGAGGTTCCGGAAGCGATCCGTAAGGGCAAAGAAGCTGCCATGAAGAATCTTGTTGAGATCCCGAGAGACGAGAACAACAGCATCCCGCATGACTTCCTCGGCGAGTTCGGCAGTGCATCCGTACTGCTCAAGAGAGCTCCCGAAGGTACTGGTATCATCGCAGGCGGCCCGGTTCGTTCCGTAGTGGAGCTTGCAGGTATCAAGAACATCCGTACCAAGTCTTTAGGTTCCAACAACAAGACGAACGTAGTTCTCGCAACCATCGAGGGCCTTTGCAAGTTAAAGACTCCGGAAGAGGTTGCCAAGAGCCGCGGCAAATCTGTTGAAGAAGTTGTTTGCTAA
- the rpmC gene encoding 50S ribosomal protein L29, whose protein sequence is MKTNKYVEELKAKTAAELNEELVAAKKELFNLRFQNATNQLDNTSRIKEVRKNIARIQTVITEKARVAN, encoded by the coding sequence GTGAAAACTAATAAATATGTTGAAGAATTAAAAGCGAAGACGGCTGCAGAGTTAAACGAAGAATTAGTTGCAGCAAAGAAGGAACTGTTCAACCTGAGATTCCAGAACGCAACCAACCAGTTAGATAACACAAGCAGAATCAAGGAAGTTCGCAAGAACATCGCAAGAATTCAGACTGTTATCACAGAGAAGGCAAGAGTTGCTAACTAA
- the rplX gene encoding 50S ribosomal protein L24 → MHKIRKDDMVKVIAGKDKDKTGKVLHVDTKKNTVLVEGCNMVTKHTKPSQTNQNGGIVHQENPMDISNVMLVVDGKATRVGFEVKDGKKVRVAKATGKVID, encoded by the coding sequence ATGCATAAGATCAGAAAAGACGATATGGTCAAGGTTATCGCGGGAAAAGATAAAGACAAGACCGGCAAGGTCCTGCATGTAGATACAAAGAAGAATACAGTCCTGGTTGAGGGCTGCAACATGGTAACGAAGCACACGAAGCCGAGCCAGACAAACCAGAACGGCGGAATCGTTCATCAGGAAAACCCGATGGATATCTCCAACGTCATGCTGGTTGTTGACGGCAAGGCAACGAGAGTCGGCTTCGAGGTGAAGGACGGCAAGAAGGTCCGCGTTGCCAAGGCAACCGGTAAAGTAATCGACTAA
- the rpmD gene encoding 50S ribosomal protein L30 has protein sequence MAEKLRITLVKSPIGAVPKQRKTVEALGLTKMHKTVEMPDNGAVRGMIQNVRHLVKVEEI, from the coding sequence ATGGCAGAGAAATTAAGAATCACATTGGTAAAATCCCCTATCGGTGCTGTTCCGAAGCAGAGAAAGACGGTTGAGGCACTTGGTTTAACCAAGATGCACAAGACTGTTGAGATGCCGGACAATGGTGCAGTCAGGGGCATGATCCAGAACGTAAGACACCTGGTAAAAGTTGAAGAAATCTAA
- the rplF gene encoding 50S ribosomal protein L6, whose product MSRIGRMPVAIPAGVTVTIAENNVVTVKGPKGTLVRELAPEMEIKEEDGHIIVSRPNDLKRMKSLHGLTRTLINNMIHGVTEGYEKKLEVNGVGYRAQKQGKKLTLSLGYSHPVEMEDPEGIETVLDGQNIIIVKGISKEKVGQYAAEIRDKRRPEPYKGKGIKYADEVIRRKVGKTGKK is encoded by the coding sequence ATGTCACGTATTGGTAGAATGCCGGTTGCAATCCCCGCAGGCGTAACTGTGACGATTGCAGAGAACAATGTAGTGACCGTAAAAGGTCCGAAGGGAACCCTGGTGAGAGAGCTTGCACCAGAGATGGAAATTAAAGAAGAAGACGGACACATCATCGTTTCCAGACCGAATGATTTAAAGAGAATGAAATCTCTTCACGGTCTGACAAGGACGTTAATCAATAACATGATTCACGGCGTTACCGAAGGCTACGAGAAGAAGCTGGAAGTAAACGGTGTTGGTTACAGAGCCCAGAAGCAGGGCAAGAAGTTGACACTTTCCCTTGGTTATTCCCATCCGGTAGAGATGGAGGATCCGGAAGGAATCGAGACGGTTCTTGACGGCCAGAACATCATCATCGTGAAGGGCATCAGCAAAGAGAAGGTAGGCCAGTATGCTGCCGAGATCAGAGACAAGAGGAGACCTGAGCCGTACAAGGGCAAGGGAATCAAGTATGCTGATGAGGTAATCAGACGCAAAGTTGGTAAGACTGGTAAGAAATAA
- the rplE gene encoding 50S ribosomal protein L5 has product MARLKEMYQNEIVDAMTKKFGYKNIMEVPKLDKIVINMGVGEAKDNAKVLDSAVRDLEIITGQHAVTTKAKKSVANFKIREGMAIGCKVTLRGEKMYEFADRLINLALPRVRDFRGVNPNAFDGRGNYALGIKEQLIFPEIEYDKVDKVRGMDVIFVTTAKTDEEARELLTLFNMPFAK; this is encoded by the coding sequence TTGGCTAGATTAAAAGAAATGTATCAGAACGAAATCGTTGATGCAATGACAAAGAAATTTGGATACAAGAATATCATGGAAGTGCCGAAGCTCGACAAGATCGTCATCAACATGGGCGTAGGCGAAGCAAAAGACAACGCAAAAGTCCTGGACTCCGCAGTGCGTGACCTGGAGATCATCACCGGTCAGCACGCAGTCACGACAAAGGCTAAGAAGTCTGTTGCTAACTTCAAGATCAGAGAGGGCATGGCAATCGGATGCAAGGTTACTCTTCGCGGCGAGAAGATGTATGAGTTTGCAGACCGTTTAATCAACCTGGCTCTTCCGCGTGTGCGTGACTTCCGCGGTGTAAACCCGAACGCATTTGACGGCAGAGGTAACTATGCACTTGGCATCAAGGAGCAGTTAATCTTCCCGGAAATCGAATACGATAAGGTTGACAAGGTAAGAGGTATGGACGTTATCTTCGTAACGACTGCCAAGACCGATGAAGAAGCTCGTGAACTTTTGACATTATTCAATATGCCATTTGCAAAATAA
- the rplN gene encoding 50S ribosomal protein L14, translating to MIQQETRLKVADNTGARELLCIRVMGGSTRRYANIGDIIVASVKDATPGGVVKKGDVVKAVVVRTVKGARRKDGSYIKFDENAAVIIKDDKTPRGTRIFGPVARELREKQFMKIVSLAPEVL from the coding sequence ATGATTCAGCAGGAAACCAGATTAAAGGTTGCCGACAATACAGGTGCAAGAGAACTTCTTTGTATCCGTGTTATGGGCGGCTCGACAAGAAGATATGCTAATATTGGTGATATCATCGTAGCTTCCGTTAAAGATGCAACACCTGGCGGAGTTGTGAAGAAGGGCGATGTTGTAAAGGCCGTTGTTGTGCGTACCGTAAAAGGCGCTCGCCGTAAAGACGGTTCTTATATCAAGTTCGACGAGAACGCAGCAGTTATTATCAAGGATGATAAGACTCCAAGAGGAACCCGTATTTTTGGGCCGGTTGCGAGAGAGCTTCGTGAGAAACAGTTCATGAAGATCGTATCTCTGGCTCCGGAAGTATTATAA
- the rplC gene encoding 50S ribosomal protein L3, which translates to MKKAILATKVGMTQIFNDEGVLVPVTVLQAGPCVVTQVKTEENDGYKAVQVGFVDKREKLVNKPVKGHFDKAGVSYKRYVREFRFDNAEEYSVKDEIKADIFAAGDKVDATAISKGKGFQGAIKRLGQHRGPMAHGSKFHRHQGSNGSATTPGRVFKGKGMPGQMGNKRITTQNLEVVRVDAEQNLILVKGAVPGAKKCLVTLKETVKAGK; encoded by the coding sequence ATGAAGAAAGCGATTTTAGCTACAAAAGTCGGAATGACTCAGATCTTCAACGATGAAGGCGTTCTCGTTCCGGTAACGGTTCTTCAGGCTGGCCCGTGTGTTGTAACACAGGTTAAGACCGAGGAGAACGACGGCTACAAGGCCGTACAGGTTGGTTTTGTTGACAAGAGAGAGAAGCTGGTAAACAAACCGGTTAAGGGCCATTTCGATAAGGCTGGAGTATCTTACAAGAGATATGTAAGAGAGTTCCGTTTTGACAATGCTGAGGAGTACAGCGTAAAAGACGAGATCAAGGCTGACATCTTCGCAGCAGGCGACAAAGTAGACGCAACAGCAATCTCCAAAGGTAAAGGTTTCCAGGGCGCAATCAAGAGACTGGGACAGCACAGAGGACCGATGGCTCATGGTTCCAAGTTCCATCGTCATCAAGGTTCCAACGGTTCCGCAACAACTCCGGGCCGCGTATTCAAGGGCAAAGGCATGCCGGGTCAGATGGGCAACAAGAGAATCACAACCCAGAACCTGGAAGTTGTCAGAGTTGACGCAGAGCAGAACCTGATCCTGGTTAAGGGCGCCGTACCAGGGGCTAAGAAATGCCTGGTAACACTGAAGGAAACAGTAAAAGCTGGCAAATAA
- the rplO gene encoding 50S ribosomal protein L15: protein MNLSNLHPAEGSKHSDNFRRGRGHASGNGKTAGKGHKGQKARSGATRPGFEGGQMPLYRRIPKRGFKNMNRKEIVGINVGALERFENDSVVSVETLMECGLIKNPQDGVKILGNGELTKKLNVKANAFSEGAKAKIEAVGGTCEVI from the coding sequence ATGAACTTATCTAATTTACATCCTGCTGAAGGTTCCAAGCATAGCGATAATTTCAGAAGAGGCCGCGGCCACGCTTCTGGAAACGGCAAGACTGCCGGCAAGGGACACAAGGGCCAGAAGGCTCGTTCCGGAGCTACAAGACCTGGCTTCGAGGGCGGCCAGATGCCGTTATACAGACGTATCCCGAAGAGAGGGTTCAAGAACATGAACCGCAAAGAGATCGTCGGAATCAATGTTGGTGCACTGGAAAGATTTGAGAACGACTCCGTAGTTTCCGTTGAAACCCTGATGGAGTGCGGTCTTATTAAGAACCCGCAGGACGGCGTTAAGATTCTTGGAAACGGTGAGCTTACGAAGAAACTTAACGTAAAGGCCAACGCATTCAGTGAGGGCGCAAAAGCCAAAATTGAAGCAGTAGGTGGAACCTGCGAGGTGATCTAA
- the rplV gene encoding 50S ribosomal protein L22 translates to MAKGHRSQIKRERNAQKDTRPSAKLSYARVSVQKACFVLDAIRGKDVQTALGIVTYNPRYASSLIEKLLKSAIANAENNNGMSAENLYVEECYADQGPIMKRVKPRAQGRAYRIEKRMSHITIVLNER, encoded by the coding sequence ATGGCTAAGGGTCATAGAAGTCAGATTAAGAGAGAGAGAAATGCCCAGAAGGATACGAGACCATCTGCAAAGCTGTCTTATGCAAGGGTATCCGTTCAGAAGGCTTGTTTCGTATTAGATGCCATCAGAGGCAAAGACGTGCAGACTGCACTTGGTATTGTTACCTACAATCCCAGATATGCTTCCAGCTTAATTGAGAAGCTGCTCAAATCCGCAATCGCAAACGCAGAGAACAACAACGGCATGAGCGCGGAAAACCTGTATGTGGAGGAATGCTACGCAGATCAGGGCCCGATCATGAAGAGAGTGAAACCGAGAGCACAGGGCAGGGCTTACAGAATCGAGAAGAGAATGAGCCATATCACCATTGTCCTGAATGAGAGATAG
- the rplR gene encoding 50S ribosomal protein L18, whose amino-acid sequence MVSKQSRSEIRRKKHARLRNRFAGTAERPRLAVFRSNNHMYAQIIDDTVGHTLVAASTVEKEVKAELANTDTVEAAAYVGTVIAKRAIEKGIKEVVFDRGGFIYQGKIQALADAAREAGLEF is encoded by the coding sequence ATGGTCAGCAAACAGTCAAGAAGCGAAATCCGCAGAAAAAAACACGCTAGATTACGCAATCGTTTTGCAGGTACAGCAGAAAGACCGCGTTTAGCAGTGTTCAGAAGCAATAATCATATGTATGCTCAGATTATTGACGATACCGTTGGTCATACTTTAGTTGCTGCTTCTACCGTTGAGAAAGAAGTAAAGGCAGAGCTTGCCAACACGGATACCGTTGAAGCTGCTGCATACGTTGGAACCGTAATCGCAAAGAGAGCTATCGAAAAAGGCATCAAAGAAGTCGTTTTCGACAGAGGCGGTTTCATTTATCAGGGCAAGATTCAGGCACTGGCAGACGCAGCCCGCGAGGCTGGTCTGGAATTCTAG
- the rplW gene encoding 50S ribosomal protein L23, with amino-acid sequence MANVQYYDVILKPVVTEKSMNAMTDKKYTFLVHPDANKTMIKEAVEKMFPGTKVESVNTMNNEGKKRRRGMVFGMTAKTKKAIVKLTADSKEIEIFQGL; translated from the coding sequence ATGGCAAATGTACAGTACTACGACGTAATCCTCAAGCCGGTTGTAACAGAGAAGAGCATGAACGCTATGACAGATAAGAAATACACCTTCCTGGTTCATCCGGATGCAAATAAGACCATGATCAAAGAAGCTGTCGAGAAAATGTTCCCGGGAACAAAGGTAGAGAGCGTAAACACCATGAACAACGAAGGCAAGAAGCGCAGAAGAGGAATGGTGTTCGGCATGACTGCCAAGACAAAGAAGGCAATCGTTAAGCTCACAGCTGACAGCAAGGAAATCGAGATTTTCCAGGGCCTGTAA
- the rpsH gene encoding 30S ribosomal protein S8 — MTMSDPIADMLTRIRNANTAKHDTVDVPASKMKLAIADILVKEGYIKKYDIVEDGGFQTIRIALKYGKDKNEKVISGIKKISKPGLRVYAGKEDMPKVLGGLGIAIVSTNQGVITDKQARELGVGGEVLAFVW; from the coding sequence ATGACAATGAGCGATCCGATTGCAGATATGCTTACAAGAATCCGTAACGCCAACACAGCGAAACATGATACCGTAGATGTTCCGGCTTCCAAGATGAAATTAGCCATCGCTGACATTCTTGTAAAAGAAGGTTACATCAAGAAATATGACATCGTCGAGGACGGCGGTTTCCAGACCATCCGCATCGCGTTAAAATACGGCAAGGACAAGAACGAGAAAGTTATCTCCGGCATCAAGAAGATCTCCAAGCCGGGCCTTCGCGTTTACGCAGGCAAGGAAGATATGCCGAAGGTACTTGGCGGACTTGGCATCGCCATCGTATCCACAAACCAGGGCGTCATCACCGACAAGCAGGCAAGAGAGCTTGGAGTAGGCGGCGAAGTTCTGGCTTTCGTTTGGTAG
- a CDS encoding type Z 30S ribosomal protein S14, with translation MAKTSMKIKQQRPAKFSTREYNRCRICGRPHAYLRKYGICRICFRELAYKGEIPGVKKASW, from the coding sequence ATGGCAAAGACTTCGATGAAGATCAAACAGCAGCGTCCGGCCAAGTTCTCCACGAGAGAATACAACCGTTGCAGAATCTGTGGACGTCCGCACGCATATTTGAGAAAATACGGCATCTGCCGTATCTGCTTCCGTGAACTGGCTTACAAGGGCGAGATCCCGGGCGTAAAGAAGGCAAGCTGGTAG
- the rpsS gene encoding 30S ribosomal protein S19: MARSLKKGPFADASLLKKVDAMNEAGQKQVIKTWSRRSTIFPQMVGHTIAVHDGRKHVPVYVTEDMVGHKLGEFVATRTYRGHGKDEKKSGVRR, translated from the coding sequence ATGGCTCGTTCACTTAAAAAAGGACCATTTGCAGATGCTAGCTTACTGAAGAAAGTAGACGCTATGAACGAGGCAGGACAGAAGCAGGTCATCAAGACCTGGTCCCGCCGTTCTACGATCTTCCCGCAGATGGTTGGTCATACAATCGCGGTTCATGACGGCAGAAAGCATGTACCGGTATATGTTACGGAAGATATGGTTGGCCATAAGCTCGGTGAGTTCGTTGCTACGAGAACTTACAGAGGCCATGGCAAGGATGAGAAGAAATCCGGAGTACGCAGATAA
- the rplD gene encoding 50S ribosomal protein L4 → MANVSVYNMEGKEVGTMELNDAVFGVEVNEHLVHMAVVAQLANKRQGTQKAKTRSEVSGGGRKPWRQKGTGHARQGSTRAPQWTGGGVVFAPTPRDYSIRLNKKEKRAALKSALTSRVNDNKFVVVDELKFDEIKTKNFKNVMDNLKVSKALVVLAENDQNTVLSARNLPEIKTSLVNTINVYDILKYNTVVATKAAVASIEEVYA, encoded by the coding sequence ATGGCAAACGTATCCGTTTATAATATGGAAGGAAAAGAAGTTGGCACAATGGAATTAAACGATGCCGTGTTCGGAGTTGAAGTAAACGAGCACCTCGTACACATGGCCGTTGTTGCACAGCTTGCAAATAAGCGTCAGGGAACACAGAAAGCAAAGACACGTTCTGAAGTTTCCGGCGGCGGAAGAAAACCGTGGAGACAGAAAGGTACCGGCCACGCAAGACAGGGTTCCACAAGAGCACCGCAGTGGACGGGCGGCGGCGTTGTATTCGCTCCGACACCGAGAGATTACAGCATCCGTCTCAACAAGAAGGAGAAGAGGGCTGCCCTCAAATCCGCACTTACAAGCAGAGTAAACGACAACAAGTTCGTTGTTGTGGATGAGTTAAAGTTTGATGAGATCAAGACGAAGAACTTCAAGAACGTCATGGATAACCTGAAGGTTTCCAAAGCTCTTGTTGTCCTTGCTGAGAATGACCAGAATACGGTTCTTTCCGCAAGAAATCTTCCGGAGATCAAGACATCCCTTGTCAATACGATCAACGTATATGACATTCTGAAATATAACACGGTAGTGGCAACAAAGGCTGCCGTAGCTTCTATCGAGGAGGTGTACGCATAA
- the rpsC gene encoding 30S ribosomal protein S3 produces the protein MGQKVNPHGMRVGVIKDWDSRWYAEADFADNLIEDHKIRTYLKKRLYSAGVSKIEIERASDRVKIIVYTAKPGVVIGKGGSEIEKLKAEVQKMTSKKLFVDIKEIKRPDRDAQLVAESIAQQLENRVSFRRAMKSTMSRSMKAGVLGIKTAVAGRLGGADMARTEFYSEGTIPLQTLRADIDYGFAEADTTYGKIGVKVWVYKGEVLPTKGNKEGSDK, from the coding sequence ATGGGACAGAAAGTTAATCCACACGGCATGAGAGTCGGTGTTATTAAAGACTGGGATTCCAGATGGTATGCTGAAGCTGATTTTGCTGACAACCTGATCGAGGATCACAAAATCAGAACATATCTGAAGAAGAGACTGTACAGCGCAGGCGTTTCCAAAATCGAAATCGAGCGCGCTTCTGACAGAGTAAAGATCATCGTTTACACGGCAAAGCCGGGCGTTGTCATCGGCAAGGGCGGCTCTGAGATTGAAAAGCTCAAAGCAGAAGTTCAGAAGATGACAAGCAAGAAGCTGTTTGTAGACATCAAGGAAATCAAGAGACCGGACCGCGACGCACAGCTTGTTGCAGAGTCCATTGCACAGCAGCTTGAGAACCGTGTTTCCTTCCGCCGTGCCATGAAGTCCACTATGTCCAGGTCCATGAAGGCCGGCGTTCTTGGTATCAAGACCGCAGTAGCCGGACGTCTTGGCGGTGCTGATATGGCCCGTACCGAGTTTTACAGCGAGGGAACCATCCCGCTTCAGACATTAAGAGCAGATATTGACTATGGTTTCGCTGAGGCAGACACCACCTACGGCAAGATCGGCGTTAAGGTTTGGGTCTACAAAGGCGAGGTACTTCCTACGAAGGGAAATAAGGAAGGGAGCGATAAATAA
- the rplB gene encoding 50S ribosomal protein L2, protein MGIKTYSPYTPSRRHMTGSDFSEITKSTPEKSLVVSLKKNAGRNNQGKITVRHQGGGNRKKYRIVDFKRNSKDGIPATVIGIEYDPNRTANIALICYADGQKSYILAPQGLTDGMKVMSGENAEAKIGNCLPLSMIPVGAQVHNIELYPGKGGQLVRSAGNAAQLMAKEGKYATLRLPSGEMRMVPINCRATIGVVGNGDHNLINIGKAGRKRHMGIRPTVRGSVMNPNDHPHGGGEGKTGIGRPGPCTPWGKPALGLKTRKKNKHSNKLIVRRRNGKAIS, encoded by the coding sequence ATGGGAATCAAGACTTACAGCCCATATACACCGTCGAGAAGACATATGACCGGCTCTGATTTCTCTGAGATCACGAAGAGCACTCCGGAGAAGTCCTTAGTCGTTTCTTTGAAGAAGAACGCCGGCCGCAACAATCAGGGTAAAATCACCGTCAGACATCAGGGCGGCGGCAACAGAAAGAAATACAGAATCGTTGACTTCAAGAGAAATTCCAAAGACGGAATCCCGGCAACGGTTATCGGCATCGAGTACGATCCGAACAGAACTGCAAACATCGCATTGATCTGCTACGCAGACGGCCAGAAGTCCTACATCCTTGCTCCGCAGGGGCTGACAGACGGCATGAAGGTCATGAGCGGCGAGAACGCCGAGGCTAAGATCGGCAACTGCCTCCCGTTATCCATGATCCCGGTCGGCGCACAGGTTCACAATATTGAGCTGTATCCTGGCAAGGGCGGCCAGCTTGTCCGTTCCGCAGGAAACGCTGCACAGTTAATGGCAAAAGAAGGAAAATATGCAACACTTCGTTTACCTTCCGGCGAAATGAGAATGGTTCCGATCAACTGCCGCGCAACCATCGGCGTAGTTGGAAACGGCGACCACAACCTGATTAACATTGGTAAGGCCGGCAGAAAGCGCCACATGGGCATCCGTCCGACCGTCCGCGGTTCCGTTATGAACCCGAATGACCATCCGCATGGTGGTGGTGAAGGAAAGACCGGTATCGGCCGTCCGGGTCCGTGCACACCGTGGGGCAAGCCTGCTCTGGGTCTGAAGACCAGAAAGAAAAACAAACATTCCAATAAGTTAATCGTAAGAAGAAGAAACGGCAAGGCGATTTCGTAA
- the rplP gene encoding 50S ribosomal protein L16, which translates to MLMPKRVKRRKQFRGTMAGKALRGNKISNGEFGLVAMEPCWIRSNQIEAARIAMTRYIKRGGKVWIKIFPDKPVTAKPAETRMGSGKGALEYWVAVVKPGRVMFEIAGVPEETAKEALRLAMHKLPCKCKIASKADLEGGDNSEN; encoded by the coding sequence ATGTTAATGCCTAAGAGAGTAAAGCGCCGCAAACAGTTCCGCGGAACGATGGCCGGTAAAGCTTTAAGAGGAAATAAAATCTCCAACGGTGAGTTTGGCCTTGTTGCCATGGAGCCGTGCTGGATCAGATCGAATCAGATTGAGGCAGCCCGTATTGCCATGACTCGTTACATCAAGCGTGGCGGTAAAGTCTGGATCAAGATTTTCCCGGACAAACCCGTAACTGCAAAGCCGGCTGAAACCCGTATGGGTTCCGGTAAAGGTGCTCTTGAGTACTGGGTAGCAGTCGTTAAGCCAGGTCGTGTTATGTTTGAAATCGCTGGCGTTCCAGAAGAAACAGCAAAAGAAGCTCTGCGTCTTGCAATGCACAAACTTCCCTGCAAGTGCAAAATTGCTTCTAAGGCAGATTTAGAAGGCGGTGATAACAGTGAAAACTAA
- the rpsJ gene encoding 30S ribosomal protein S10: MASQVMRITLKAYDHQLVDQSAGKIIDTVKKTGAKVSGPVPLPTKKEVVTILRAVHKYKDSREQFEQRTHKRLIDIASPSQKTVDALSRLEMPAGVYIDIKMKNHK, from the coding sequence ATGGCAAGTCAGGTTATGAGAATCACATTAAAGGCGTACGACCATCAGCTGGTTGATCAGTCCGCAGGCAAGATCATCGACACTGTAAAGAAAACAGGAGCAAAGGTGAGCGGGCCGGTGCCGCTGCCAACCAAGAAAGAGGTTGTAACGATCTTAAGAGCTGTTCACAAGTACAAAGATTCCAGAGAGCAGTTCGAGCAGAGAACTCATAAGAGACTGATCGATATCGCAAGCCCGAGCCAGAAGACGGTGGATGCACTGTCCAGACTGGAAATGCCGGCAGGCGTTTATATCGACATCAAGATGAAGAATCATAAATAA